TTCCACATGAAGTACGTCATATTCTACGGCACCACATCGGCATTCGCGCGGCTCGACCATATAGAAGCCCCGCCGAACCCAAGGTGTATAGCCAGGGTACACGTGTATTCACACATGTGGAGATATTTCGATGTTGGACTGTACAAATTTTTGATAAAGTAAGCATTCAACTACCTTCTGaatcattaacacattcattgctacccagccaaacaagacatccgcgccaggccacaaaaatttcgtcatataaaactGTAGTAGGTACcgcgatcccgactatcgggtcgtccggcctgggaaagtaatcataaaataccgggtagtcgggttttcggcactgaaggtgttaaatttaaaattctcTTATATACCATTTAAAACCTGCTGCTACTTTAAGTGGATTGTTATATGTTATCACTTGACAACCTAGCAATAATGGAGTGCCCATAGTATTTGCTTAATAATACCTAATAAGGCagagggaatatatttcccacatgattttgaactttattttacAGTGATAGGGTCCAactttgcataattaatttctgacacccagccgggctagcacatgattggcgcgacagtatctcgcggtgagatacactacccgtctttttctaagttAATAGAAAAGGAACGGTAGTCAATCTCGCCGCGTGATACTGTCGCTTGTGTTTTATAAAGCTGTGCTGATGTTTTATAAAGAGTTAAAATACTGTGTACTTAATGATAGATAGCTAGTGGGACCATTATACAATGTAATACCGAAATAATCATGGCTAGCCAAGCTGTTTATGAAAACACTTATTATTTCACTTTCAGATACATCTACAAACCCAGCCTCAGCGTAATACCAAGATACATAAATTTACCAGGGACAATCCTCAGATTGACTGCATCATTTTTCACATTTATATTTATCTTTTTCTGGCACGGCACTGTCTGGGACATATTTGTTTGGTCTGCACTTAATTTTATAGGCATCACATTAGAACAACTGGGTAAATCTGCTGCAACAACTGAAACATATAAATGGTTCAAGAGAGAAGTGTTACGAACAGATGAAATGGAGATACGATTTCTAGCTATGGCCTGCACTCCTCTATTGATAATGTCGGCTATATCGAACTTTTACTTATTTGCGGGTAGTAAGGTAgccaatatattttttgcatgtTTCCTTCAACCTTCGTCATGGAACTCTGTGATAGTAACTTTAGCGATGTACAGTTGTTGTCATGTTTCTATAGCACTTCAAAACGTCCCTTCCAGAACATATATTGATTATGAAAGTTCGAATTTGAAGCACGCAACATTATGCAAAAAATCTAATGAGAAGGACTAGGGCGTGTAATGTGCAACGTAGCAGAATAACTAGCGGAGTCGCAAGAGGCACATGACAAAAATACTAGATGATTTACGAGTAATTGTATTAGATCATagacagtttatttatttttttaaatcaaaactaATTCATGGTCCCTTTTGAGCGTCCGTAAGATGTGTTTTAACGTAAATACTTATGCTGTGGTAAGACTAAAATTTCGAGATTCTGGCACGTATGTGTGACCTACTCTCTCTGGGCTcataaaattaaactattttttaagtaacaattttattttcgtttaaaTTATCTGTAACAACTTACAGTGTTAGAATAAGGAAATCAACTGATACAAGTTAGAGCCCTTAAGTAATAAATAGGAGTGTGTATGCATAGCCTCTATGAGATCGTTTGGGTCCCCTGCGACCGCAGCCGCCCGGTGCACTTGTATCATTTCCTGTCGAGTGAACACGTTTTTGCCTAACTGGTGCGCGCGTCTTGTCAACGCATCCAGAAATTTCTTCaactgtaataaaaaataaacgctTATTAAAATGACCTAGGAGTCTGGCCCTCAAGAAGTTTAAATCTATTGTATCAACAAGCCTTAACTGACCATTAATTAGTTAACAGTGTGAACTATGGTAGTAATATACAATTAGACAAAATATGCTAATTCATCGTTAAAAAGTGGCTATTGACTTTAGTaagaaactagcaaattatctAAATTTTCGTGATTGTATGGTATATAAATGTCACAAAACTGTCGAACATTATGTTGTGTTCATGTTCCTATaaaggttgtattttttttaaataagtgcaTGTAGTTTTATGGTTAataaacaaataggtaccttCAGTATTTAATCAGATGTTAATTGTTATCTTTTtgtaataaacattaaaataaacatgtaCTTACTTTATTTCTAGAGCTGACACCCGATCCATTTATTGAGCGGGACAGTTGTATATTTCCAAACTCGTCACT
This region of Cydia amplana chromosome 4, ilCydAmpl1.1, whole genome shotgun sequence genomic DNA includes:
- the LOC134663156 gene encoding protein-cysteine N-palmitoyltransferase Rasp, with product MVRTFNMKYLKYWYILSSIIYMLAYTGIKQMTLVVFQPIIYLAVIFYGGGKTILWTLSIGLLFCFNVMKYKNFFWDIFDAEHFYDEEIYLTLVCTSWIELRCISFCIDYIDMKHKLNATKIDVVTNMLSYIFYLPLMHTGPIVLYENFEKSLHVKSNDITKRMKRFIWDMILFSIYTFLLDLAFHYIYFYAMQNEIEPYYNWMASKAITDLPTMALCGGGLWMGLEFHMKYVIFYGTTSAFARLDHIEAPPNPRCIARVHVYSHMWRYFDVGLYKFLIKYIYKPSLSVIPRYINLPGTILRLTASFFTFIFIFFWHGTVWDIFVWSALNFIGITLEQLGKSAATTETYKWFKREVLRTDEMEIRFLAMACTPLLIMSAISNFYLFAGSKVANIFFACFLQPSSWNSVIVTLAMYSCCHVSIALQNVPSRTYIDYESSNLKHATLCKKSNEKD